The Lonchura striata isolate bLonStr1 chromosome 7, bLonStr1.mat, whole genome shotgun sequence genome window below encodes:
- the LOC110480306 gene encoding cytochrome P450 2C19 encodes MELLGGVTVVLLVCIACLLSFAAWKGRSGKGKMPPGPAPLPILGNLLQVKPSNMTKTLQKLSEEYGPVFTVHLGSDPVVVLHGHDVVKEALVDRADEFAARGHMPIGDRANNGLGIVFSNNELWLQVRRFSLATLRNFGMGKRSIEERIQEESDYLLEEINKTKRTPFDPTFMLSCAVSNVICSIVFGKRYDYKDKKFLALMNNMNNIFEMMNSRWGQLYQMFSNILDYLPGPHNNIFGELDALKVFVAEEVKLHQASLDPSSPQDFIDCFLCKMQEEKDRPNSSFHMKNLVTSTFDLFLAGTETTSTTLRYGLLLLLKYPKIQEKIQEEIDQVVGQSRKPCVADRTQMPYTDAVVHEIQRFIALIPLALPHTVTKDTIFRDYVIPKGTTVFPVLASVLHDSKEFPNPHEFNPEHFLNKNGSFRKSNFFMPFSAGKRICPGEGLARMEIFLLIVTILQKFTLKSVVNPQELNITPILSGTGNVPPAYQLCAVPR; translated from the exons ATGGAGCTCCTGGGAGGAGTTACTGTTGTTCTCCTGGTTTGCATTGCTTGCCTGCTCTCCTTTGCAGCATGGAAAGGAAGGTCTGGAAAGGGGAAGATGCCTCCAGGACCAGCTCCCCTTCCCATTCTAGGTAACCTGCTGCAGGTGAAACCAAGTAACATGACCAAAACCCTCCAGAAG CTCAGTGAAGAGTATGGACCCGTGTTCACAGTGCACCTGGGCTCTGACCCAGTGGTGGTGCTGCATGGACATGATGTGGTGAAAGAAGCCTTGGTTGATCGCGCAGATGAGTTTGCTGCCAGAGGACACATGCCAATTGGAGACAGGGCTAACAATGGATTAG GGATTGTTTTTAGCAACAATGAGCTATGGTTACAAGTCCGGCGGTTTTCTCTTGCCACTCTGCGGAACTTTGGAATGGGGAAGAGGAGCATTGAAGAGAGAATACAGGAGGAATCTGACTACTTGCTGGAAGAGATCAACAAAACAAAGA GAACACCTTTTGACCCAACCTTcatgctgagctgtgctgtctCCAATGTCATATGCTCCATTGTCTTTGGGAAACGATATGATTATAAAGATAAGAAGTTCTTGGCTCTGATGAACAACATGAACAACATATTTGAGATGATGAACTCCCGCTGGGGACAG ctctACCAGATGTTCTCAAATATCCTGGATTACCTGCCTGGCCCACACAATAATATATTTGGAGAATTGGATGCTCTAAAAGTCTTTGTAGCAGAGGAGGTGAAGTTGCACCAAGCCTCCCTAgatcccagctctcctcagGATTTCATCGACTGTTTCCTCTGCAAAATGCAGGAG GAGAAAGATCGTCCCAATTCCAGTTTCCACATGAAGAACCTGGTAACAAGCACTTTTGACTTGTTCCTTGCTGGAACAGAGACAACAAGCACCACGCTTCGATATGGGCTTCTGCTTCTTCTCAAATACCCAAAGATACAAG AGAAAATTCAAGAAGAGATTGACCAGGTAGTAGGACAATCAAGAAAACCCTGTGTGGCTGACCGGACCCAGATGCCCTACACAGATGCTGTGGTCCATGAAATCCAGCGCTTCATCGCTCTTATCCCCCTGGCTCTCCCTCACACTGTGACCAAAGACACCATCTTCAGAGACTACGTCATTCCTAAG GGCACCACGGTTTTCCCTGTCCTCGCTTCTGTCCTCCATGACAGTAAAGAGTTTCCAAACCCACACGAGTTCAATCCTGAACATTTCTTGAATAAGAATGGCAGCTTTAGGAAGAGCAACTTCTTCATGCCCTTCTCAGCAG GAAAACGAATATGCCCAGGAGAGGGCCTGGCACGAATGGAGATATTCTTACTCATAGTCACCATCTTGCAGAAATTTACTTTGAAGTCTGTTGTCAATCCTCAGGAGCTCAACATAACCCCAATTCTGAGTGGGACAGGCAATGTACCTCCTGCCTACCAGCTCTGTGCTGTCCCCCGCTGA